A window from Nakamurella flava encodes these proteins:
- a CDS encoding malate dehydrogenase — MTVWGADAVEDAHRAGQALVIAARDILTPLAQERARELQVAITTAVTPPTAVTPRASAPSPAAGPAPVTRASASTAPAPPAPVLVRARAAPRAWVYSPPAPFVGAPSGALYRRGAPVAGRSAVRAGGPPRPVVVGAGRTGRVVVVGAGHVGMIAALRLVDADQFAEVVLVDIDEGRAAGIALDLTHTAALSGFATAVRGVGTVEAAGPADYVVITAGKPRQPGMSRSDLISTNAAIVGDLARRCAAVSPDAVLVVVTNPLDEMTQHAWQASGFPSSRVVGMAGVLDTARFQALAALGGSFRADQVSAWALGSHGEEMVIPLSQARIDGRPLTDRIPSADVRAVVDRARGSGAEVVGLLRSGSAFMAPGMSAARMVLAMARDSGEVLPAAVLADGTYGIRDVYVGLPARLGRHGVTGIVPVDLQPDELAALRAAADRIRERLADLATAS, encoded by the coding sequence ATGACGGTGTGGGGGGCCGACGCGGTCGAGGACGCCCACCGCGCCGGCCAGGCCCTCGTCATCGCGGCCCGGGACATCCTGACCCCGTTGGCCCAGGAACGGGCCCGTGAGCTGCAGGTGGCGATCACCACCGCGGTCACACCGCCGACCGCCGTGACACCACGGGCATCCGCGCCGTCGCCGGCCGCCGGCCCGGCTCCCGTGACACGTGCATCCGCGAGCACCGCACCGGCTCCGCCCGCCCCGGTGCTGGTCCGGGCCCGCGCCGCGCCCCGGGCCTGGGTCTACAGCCCGCCCGCCCCGTTCGTCGGCGCCCCCTCGGGGGCGCTGTACCGGCGGGGTGCGCCGGTGGCGGGTCGGTCGGCGGTCCGCGCCGGCGGGCCGCCGCGCCCGGTGGTCGTCGGTGCCGGCCGCACCGGCCGGGTGGTCGTCGTCGGGGCCGGGCACGTCGGCATGATCGCCGCCCTGCGACTGGTCGACGCCGACCAGTTCGCCGAGGTCGTGCTGGTCGACATCGACGAGGGGCGGGCCGCCGGGATCGCGCTTGACCTCACCCACACCGCGGCGCTGTCGGGGTTCGCCACCGCGGTCCGCGGCGTCGGCACGGTGGAGGCGGCCGGGCCGGCCGACTACGTCGTCATCACCGCCGGCAAGCCCCGCCAGCCCGGGATGAGCCGTTCCGACCTGATCTCGACCAACGCGGCGATCGTCGGCGACCTGGCCAGGCGGTGTGCCGCGGTCTCACCGGACGCGGTCCTCGTCGTGGTCACGAACCCGCTCGACGAGATGACCCAGCACGCCTGGCAGGCGTCCGGTTTCCCTTCGTCCCGGGTGGTCGGGATGGCCGGAGTGCTGGACACCGCGCGCTTCCAGGCGCTGGCTGCGTTGGGCGGGTCGTTCCGCGCCGACCAGGTCTCGGCCTGGGCGTTGGGCAGCCACGGCGAGGAGATGGTTATCCCGCTGTCGCAGGCCCGGATCGACGGACGTCCCCTCACCGACCGGATACCGAGCGCAGACGTGCGGGCCGTGGTCGACCGCGCCCGGGGCTCCGGGGCCGAGGTCGTCGGGCTCCTGAGGTCCGGCAGCGCGTTCATGGCCCCGGGCATGTCCGCCGCCCGGATGGTGCTGGCGATGGCTCGCGACTCCGGAGAGGTGCTGCCCGCTGCGGTGCTGGCCGACGGCACCTACGGGATCCGGGACGTCTACGTCGGACTGCCCGCCCGACTCGGCCGGCACGGCGTGACCGGCATCGTCCCGGTGGACCTGCAACCGGACGAGCTGGCCGCGTTGCGGGCGGCTGCGGACCGGATCCGCGAACGGCTGGCCGACCTGGCGACGGCGTCGTGA
- a CDS encoding alcohol dehydrogenase catalytic domain-containing protein — protein sequence MHDGRGGVRVAEVPDAELLDPGDAVVRVRRAAVCGTDLHVLAHHDGLPAGTTLGHEFVGEVVAVGAAVSAHWVGDLVAGADFSACGTCWWCRRGHHWECPERRFFGTGTTFGPALAGAQAELVRVPFADATLQAVPSGVSADRAVFLGDTLATGYAAVRRTGAQPGDTVAVLGGGPVGQLCSLVAQACGAGVVLLVEPVEARRALAAQEGAVAVEPDRARAVLDGLTDGRGADAVVDAVGGRVGLDMAFGLVRRAGTVVSVGVPASTEWAMPVERAFVDELTVGFAVGNYLRDGAPVGALVRSGLVDPLALGPLTVGLDEAPEAYRAMIDRRTLKTLIAF from the coding sequence GTGCACGACGGTCGGGGCGGCGTGCGGGTGGCCGAGGTGCCCGATGCCGAACTGCTGGATCCCGGTGACGCCGTCGTCCGGGTCCGGCGGGCCGCGGTCTGCGGCACCGATCTGCACGTGCTCGCCCATCACGACGGTCTGCCGGCGGGGACGACGCTCGGCCACGAGTTCGTCGGTGAGGTCGTCGCGGTCGGCGCGGCCGTGAGCGCCCACTGGGTCGGAGACCTGGTGGCGGGCGCGGACTTCTCGGCCTGCGGGACCTGCTGGTGGTGTCGACGGGGGCATCACTGGGAGTGTCCCGAACGTCGGTTCTTCGGTACCGGGACGACGTTCGGCCCGGCCCTGGCCGGGGCGCAGGCCGAGTTGGTCCGGGTGCCGTTCGCCGACGCCACCCTGCAGGCCGTCCCGTCCGGGGTCTCCGCGGACCGGGCCGTCTTCCTGGGCGACACCCTGGCCACCGGTTACGCCGCGGTGCGGCGCACGGGCGCCCAGCCGGGGGACACGGTGGCGGTGCTCGGCGGCGGACCGGTCGGCCAGCTGTGCAGCCTCGTCGCCCAGGCGTGCGGGGCCGGGGTGGTCCTGCTCGTCGAGCCGGTGGAGGCGCGTCGGGCCCTCGCGGCGCAGGAGGGCGCCGTCGCCGTGGAGCCCGACCGGGCGCGCGCCGTCCTGGACGGCCTGACCGACGGTCGCGGAGCCGATGCCGTCGTCGACGCCGTCGGGGGCCGGGTCGGACTCGATATGGCCTTCGGCCTGGTGCGCCGCGCCGGCACCGTGGTCTCGGTCGGGGTGCCGGCGTCGACCGAGTGGGCGATGCCCGTCGAGCGGGCCTTCGTCGACGAACTCACCGTGGGGTTCGCGGTGGGCAACTACCTGCGCGACGGCGCCCCGGTGGGCGCGCTCGTCCGCTCCGGTCTGGTCGACCCGCTCGCGCTGGGGCCCCTGACGGTCGGTCTGGACGAGGCGCCGGAGGCATACCGGGCCATGATCGATCGACGTACCCTCAAGACACTGATCGCGTTCTGA
- a CDS encoding helix-turn-helix domain-containing protein: MTAVLTPAAGSPVAGCAHTPSVDTDLTRLLQTVPDEIDSAASHVAQAAGDLLRTAVSVAGWTGHRWVALAGPVVPLPGHPLPGTAPGRAGTPDGRIVLCWDPSIAAAEAQPLLVQACVWLALLHRSRGTQGPATATPDAESLAVREVVQQLLTVRDLDRVMTAIAERTLRLLDADICGVMLRDGDVVDMRACVGNRCRETTRLRMRRGQGLAGLVFDTGRPAKVDSYLDDQTISDDFMSLAQREETLSALAVPLSLQGEFLGVLEVWRRRASIFTEQDVRRMVTLADIATVAIDNARQHDVGAAATAEAEAARDELQRQVAVLDHSSRLQHSLLTTVVEGGGLPAVVHAVGTEMGCEVAVFGPDGSSLAAHHPDGADPVLPERLALRSMGRPDPVGSGRWSRPVYADGDRVGQVVLVQGVQSAELMTAVVGHVAMACSLASLRERAASRARAQAVDQVLWDLLQGPVEHRVAARSRAQQLGITLPGALRVLHARLENIEDLAAAQGWDTSQTDKVRRSVLRVVKDVDSARRLVLVGMRGDLLVGVGGDLTRDAARQLAAAARAAVHAERPGLQLTWGVSREHDNPIELPNALREAETALAAARRLGGREAFLYEELGIVRLLLGSGDDPDLQTFIDEVTGPLIAYDHDNDGALIRTLRAFFDADCSQRVAAERLFIHHKTMRYRLERIRQLTGLDLNRHEDRMRADFALRLLEINQPTDEPDARPQPAL; encoded by the coding sequence GTGACCGCTGTGCTGACGCCCGCCGCTGGTTCCCCGGTGGCGGGGTGCGCGCACACCCCGTCCGTTGACACCGACCTCACCCGCCTCCTGCAGACCGTTCCCGACGAGATCGATTCCGCGGCATCCCATGTCGCGCAGGCGGCCGGGGACCTGCTGAGGACGGCGGTGTCGGTCGCCGGGTGGACGGGACACCGCTGGGTGGCCCTCGCCGGCCCGGTCGTGCCACTGCCCGGGCACCCGCTCCCTGGTACCGCCCCCGGTCGTGCCGGCACCCCGGACGGCCGGATCGTCCTGTGCTGGGACCCGTCGATCGCCGCCGCCGAGGCGCAGCCACTGCTCGTCCAGGCCTGCGTCTGGTTGGCCCTGTTGCACCGGTCCCGCGGGACGCAGGGCCCGGCGACCGCCACGCCGGACGCCGAGTCGCTGGCCGTCCGCGAGGTCGTGCAGCAACTGCTGACGGTCCGCGACCTCGACCGGGTCATGACGGCCATCGCCGAGCGCACGTTGCGGCTGCTCGACGCCGACATCTGCGGCGTCATGTTGCGTGACGGCGATGTCGTCGACATGCGGGCCTGCGTCGGGAACCGCTGCCGGGAGACCACGCGGCTACGGATGCGGCGCGGTCAGGGTCTGGCCGGTCTGGTCTTCGACACCGGCCGGCCGGCGAAGGTCGACTCCTATCTGGACGATCAGACCATCAGCGACGACTTCATGTCGCTGGCGCAGCGCGAGGAGACGCTGTCGGCGCTGGCCGTCCCGCTCAGCCTGCAGGGCGAGTTCCTCGGGGTGCTGGAGGTCTGGCGACGCCGCGCCTCGATCTTCACCGAGCAGGACGTCCGGCGGATGGTGACGCTGGCCGACATCGCCACCGTGGCCATCGACAACGCCCGTCAGCACGACGTCGGGGCCGCGGCCACCGCCGAGGCCGAAGCCGCTCGGGACGAACTGCAGCGGCAGGTGGCGGTCCTGGACCATTCCAGCCGGCTGCAGCACAGCCTGCTGACCACCGTCGTCGAAGGCGGCGGCCTGCCCGCCGTGGTGCACGCCGTCGGCACCGAGATGGGCTGTGAGGTCGCGGTCTTCGGACCGGACGGGAGTTCGTTGGCCGCCCACCATCCCGACGGTGCCGACCCGGTGCTGCCGGAGCGGCTGGCACTGCGGTCCATGGGGCGCCCCGATCCGGTCGGCAGCGGGCGCTGGTCGCGACCGGTCTACGCCGACGGCGACCGGGTCGGCCAGGTGGTCCTGGTGCAGGGGGTGCAGTCGGCGGAGCTGATGACCGCGGTCGTCGGGCACGTCGCCATGGCCTGCTCACTGGCCTCGCTGCGGGAACGCGCGGCCAGCCGGGCCCGGGCGCAGGCGGTCGACCAGGTTCTCTGGGACCTGCTGCAGGGGCCTGTCGAACACCGGGTCGCCGCGCGGAGCCGGGCTCAGCAGCTCGGCATCACCCTGCCCGGCGCGCTGCGCGTGCTCCATGCCCGACTGGAGAACATCGAGGACCTCGCCGCCGCGCAGGGCTGGGACACCTCGCAGACCGACAAGGTGCGACGCAGTGTGCTGCGGGTCGTCAAGGACGTGGACTCCGCCCGCCGGCTCGTCCTCGTCGGGATGCGCGGCGACCTGCTGGTCGGCGTCGGCGGCGACCTGACCCGTGACGCCGCCCGGCAGCTCGCCGCCGCGGCCCGGGCCGCGGTGCACGCCGAACGGCCTGGGTTGCAGCTCACCTGGGGGGTGAGCCGTGAACACGACAACCCGATCGAGCTGCCCAACGCATTGCGCGAGGCGGAGACGGCCCTGGCCGCCGCCCGTCGGCTCGGTGGGCGGGAGGCCTTCCTCTACGAGGAACTCGGCATCGTCCGGCTGTTGCTCGGCTCCGGGGACGACCCGGATCTGCAGACCTTCATCGACGAGGTGACCGGCCCGCTGATCGCCTACGACCACGACAACGACGGAGCGCTGATCCGCACCCTGCGGGCGTTCTTCGACGCCGACTGTTCCCAGCGGGTGGCCGCGGAACGACTGTTCATCCACCACAAGACGATGCGCTACCGCCTGGAACGCATCCGACAGCTCACCGGGCTGGACCTGAACCGCCACGAGGACCGCATGCGAGCCGACTTCGCGCTGCGCCTGCTGGAGATCAATCAGCCGACCGACGAGCCCGACGCCCGGCCCCAGCCGGCGCTCTGA